The following are from one region of the Melaminivora suipulveris genome:
- the rseP gene encoding RIP metalloprotease RseP: MLLTIVAFIVALGLLIAVHEYGHYRVAVACGVKVLRFSVGFGKPLLRWQRRGSPTEFVIGAFPLGGYVRMLDEREAPVPAAERHLAFNNQRLGKRAAIVAAGPLANLALAVLLYALVNWSGVQEPRALLASPVAGSVAQQAGLRGGELVLAQAIGDDESAPVRSFEELRWALTRGALDGDDVTLTVQTRPGAGERQVRLPLAGMDVRDADASLFRKIGIAGPWTRPVLGGLVAGGAAERGGLKEGDLVLRVGTTDIVDGQQLRQTIRNSLQGGQAVSTLWRIERAGKLLELPVTPDVAQEQGAAVGRIGAYVGAPPEMVEVRYGPLEGLALGARRTWEVSVLTLRMMGRMLIGEASLKNLSGPLTIADYAGRSASMGLAQYLTFLALISVSLGVLNLLPLPVLDGGHLMYYLWEAVTGRGVPEAWMERLQRGGVAALLLMMTIALFNDITRLIG; encoded by the coding sequence ATGCTGTTGACCATCGTTGCCTTCATCGTCGCGCTCGGGCTGCTGATCGCGGTGCACGAATACGGCCACTACCGTGTGGCCGTGGCCTGCGGCGTGAAGGTGCTGCGTTTCTCCGTGGGTTTTGGCAAACCGCTGCTGCGCTGGCAGCGGCGCGGCTCGCCGACCGAGTTCGTCATCGGCGCCTTCCCGCTGGGCGGCTATGTGCGCATGCTCGACGAGCGCGAGGCACCCGTGCCCGCGGCCGAGCGCCACCTGGCCTTCAACAACCAGCGCCTGGGCAAGCGCGCGGCCATCGTCGCCGCCGGTCCGCTGGCCAACCTGGCGCTGGCGGTGCTGCTGTATGCGCTGGTCAACTGGAGCGGCGTGCAGGAGCCGCGCGCGCTGCTGGCCAGCCCGGTGGCCGGCTCCGTCGCCCAGCAGGCCGGCCTGCGCGGTGGCGAACTGGTGCTGGCGCAGGCCATCGGCGATGACGAGAGCGCGCCGGTGCGCTCGTTCGAGGAGCTGCGCTGGGCGCTCACGCGCGGTGCGCTGGACGGCGACGACGTCACCCTCACGGTGCAAACCCGTCCCGGCGCCGGCGAACGCCAGGTGCGTCTGCCGCTGGCCGGCATGGACGTGCGCGACGCTGATGCCTCGCTGTTTCGCAAGATCGGCATCGCCGGGCCGTGGACGCGGCCGGTGCTGGGCGGCCTGGTCGCCGGAGGCGCGGCCGAGCGCGGCGGCCTGAAGGAAGGCGATCTGGTGCTGCGCGTGGGCACCACGGACATCGTCGACGGCCAGCAGCTGCGCCAAACCATCCGCAACTCGCTGCAGGGCGGCCAGGCAGTGTCCACGCTCTGGCGCATCGAGCGCGCCGGCAAGTTGCTGGAGCTGCCCGTGACGCCCGATGTGGCGCAAGAGCAGGGCGCCGCCGTGGGCCGCATTGGCGCCTATGTGGGAGCGCCGCCGGAGATGGTCGAGGTGCGCTATGGCCCGCTGGAAGGTCTGGCGCTGGGCGCGCGCCGCACCTGGGAGGTCTCGGTGCTGACGCTGCGCATGATGGGCCGCATGCTGATCGGCGAGGCCTCGCTGAAAAATCTCAGCGGGCCGCTGACCATTGCCGACTATGCCGGCCGCTCGGCCAGCATGGGCCTGGCGCAATACCTGACCTTTCTGGCCCTCATCAGCGTTAGCCTGGGTGTGCTGAACCTGCTGCCGCTGCCGGTCCTCGATGGGGGACACCTGATGTATTATCTTTGGGAGGCGGTCACCGGGCGGGGTGTGCCCGAAGCCTGGATGGAGCGGCTGCAGCGCGGCGGCGTGGCGGCCCTCCTGCTGATGATGACCATCGCCCTCTTCAACGACATCACCCGGCTCATTGGCTGA